One part of the Populus alba chromosome 18, ASM523922v2, whole genome shotgun sequence genome encodes these proteins:
- the LOC118059480 gene encoding uncharacterized protein isoform X1 → MALCISFGESSTTTVSAQVLLLRFFEKTIESFKHNVTNLFCGVLSCKPVLDPDLRRTGGQGMDAVVGDEFSNNKQCDGGGGDPLVFNVLDSMLKGSLDRLKSMRDDISLVKKGITGCALDVNCAGNEAIIKDLCLGGKLGPALWLRSKMIQKGFVPDVLTHNYMVNGLCKMSELEKADWLIREMLDKGPSPNCATYNTFIKGYCLLDKVDKALHLFSSMAHSGTKPNRVTFNTLLHALCKKDLLTEGKKLLGEILDDGEKATSNVITSTILMDGSIKSGDIVQALGIWDSILEEGTPMDVISYNVLIHGFCLARDMKLAYSYSCQMLKMGLLPDVFTYNTLVSSLCKSGKLDEACYIHDVMLRMGVAPDEVSYKLIIQGLCVCGDVDKANGYLNCTLEKSMIPEPLVWNLIIDGYGRCGDICNAFAIRDRMLSFGVVPNVFTYNALIHAQVKIGNILYAYFLKKDMLLKGLFPDVVTYNLLIGAAANAGHIHYALQLYDEMLRVGCNPDMITYTELIRGYCVKYNTKEAEELLAKLLKSGLLIDHVPFQILIKQYCKMKEPDRAFQLYRKWLTGNKRLSSLEIWSPARTVQNY, encoded by the exons ATGGCT TTATGCATATCTTTTGGGGAATCATCGACAACGACAGTATCAGCACAAGTTTTGCTGCTtcgattttttgaaaaaaccattGAGAGTTTCAAGCACAATGTTACTAATTTATTTTGTGGAGTCTTATCCTGTAAGCCCGTTTTAGATCCAGATTTAAG GAGGACTGGTGGGCAAGGCATGGATGCTGTTGTTGGTGATGAGTTTTCGAATAATAAGCAATGCgatggtggaggaggagacCCGCTAGTTTTTAATgtattggattcaatgcttaaGGGTAGTTTGGATCGTTTGAAATCGATGAG GGATGATATCTCTTTGGTGAAGAAAGGCATTACAGGATGTGCGCTGGATGTTAATTGTGCAGGAAATGAAGCTATAATCAAGGATTTGTGTCTGGGGGGTAAGTTGGGACCAGCTTTATGGCTAAGGAGTAAAATGATTCAGAAAGGTTTTGTTCCTGATGTGCTGACACACAATTATATGGTGAATGGACTGTGCAAAATGAGTGAGTTGGAGAAGGCAGATTGGCTTATTAGGGAGATGCTAGACAAGGGTCCATCTCCCAACTGTGCCACATATAATACTTTTATCAAAGGTTACTGTCTTCTTGACAAGGTTGATAAAGCATTACATCTGTTTTCTTCTATGGCTCATAGTGGTACCAAACCAAATAGAGTTACTTTCAACACACTTTTGCATGCACTCTGCAAGAAGGACCTTTTAACTGAAGGTAAGAAGCTTCTTGGAGAGATATTAGATGATGGCGAAAAAGCAACATCAAATGTTATCACCTCGACTATACTTATGGATGGTTCTATCAAGAGTGGAGATATAGTTCAGGCGCTTGGTATCTGGGATTCAATATTGGAGGAGGGTACCCCAATGGATGTTATCTCATATAATGTTCTTATCCACGGATTTTGTTTAGCCAGAGACATGAAACTTGCATATAGCTATTCTTGTCAAATGCTTAAAATGGGTCTACTGCCTGATGTCTTCACATATAACACTCTTGTATCTAGCCTTTGCAAGAGTGGAAAGCTTGATGAGGCTTGTTACATACATGATGTGATGTTAAGAATGGGAGTTGCTCCAGATGAGGTTtcgtataaattaataattcagGGCCTATGTGTTTGTGGGGATGTAGATAAGGCTAATGGTTATCTTAATTGTACGTTAGAGAAATCAATGATACCAGAGCCTCTTGTGTGGAACCTCATAATTGATGGTTATGGGAGATGTGGAGATATTTGTAATGCATTTGCCATCAGAGATCGTATGTTGTCTTTTGGTGTTGTACCGAATGTGTTCACTTACAATGCATTGATCCATGCACAAGTAAAAATAGGAAACATTTTGTAtgcatattttctgaaaaaggATATGCTTTTAAAGGGCCTTTTTCCGGATGTGGTTACTTACAATCTTTTGATCGGTGCAGCTGCTAATGCAGGGCACATTCATTATGCTCTTCAATTATATGATGAAATGCTTAGAGTGGGGTGTAATCCAGACATGATAACTTACACTGAGCTAATTAGAGGTTACTGTGTGAAGTATAACACCAAGGAGGCAGAGGAACTTTTAGCCAAGCTATTGAAATCTGGTTTACTAATTGATCACGTTCCATTTCAAATACTAATTAAGCAGTACTGCAAAATGAAGGAGCCTGATAGGGCATTTCAGCTGTATCGGAAGTGGTTGACTGGAAACAAGAGACTTTCCTCTTTGGAGATCTGGAGTCCTGCAAGGACAGTGCAAAATTACTAG
- the LOC118059480 gene encoding uncharacterized protein isoform X2: protein MDAVVGDEFSNNKQCDGGGGDPLVFNVLDSMLKGSLDRLKSMRDDISLVKKGITGCALDVNCAGNEAIIKDLCLGGKLGPALWLRSKMIQKGFVPDVLTHNYMVNGLCKMSELEKADWLIREMLDKGPSPNCATYNTFIKGYCLLDKVDKALHLFSSMAHSGTKPNRVTFNTLLHALCKKDLLTEGKKLLGEILDDGEKATSNVITSTILMDGSIKSGDIVQALGIWDSILEEGTPMDVISYNVLIHGFCLARDMKLAYSYSCQMLKMGLLPDVFTYNTLVSSLCKSGKLDEACYIHDVMLRMGVAPDEVSYKLIIQGLCVCGDVDKANGYLNCTLEKSMIPEPLVWNLIIDGYGRCGDICNAFAIRDRMLSFGVVPNVFTYNALIHAQVKIGNILYAYFLKKDMLLKGLFPDVVTYNLLIGAAANAGHIHYALQLYDEMLRVGCNPDMITYTELIRGYCVKYNTKEAEELLAKLLKSGLLIDHVPFQILIKQYCKMKEPDRAFQLYRKWLTGNKRLSSLEIWSPARTVQNY from the exons ATGGATGCTGTTGTTGGTGATGAGTTTTCGAATAATAAGCAATGCgatggtggaggaggagacCCGCTAGTTTTTAATgtattggattcaatgcttaaGGGTAGTTTGGATCGTTTGAAATCGATGAG GGATGATATCTCTTTGGTGAAGAAAGGCATTACAGGATGTGCGCTGGATGTTAATTGTGCAGGAAATGAAGCTATAATCAAGGATTTGTGTCTGGGGGGTAAGTTGGGACCAGCTTTATGGCTAAGGAGTAAAATGATTCAGAAAGGTTTTGTTCCTGATGTGCTGACACACAATTATATGGTGAATGGACTGTGCAAAATGAGTGAGTTGGAGAAGGCAGATTGGCTTATTAGGGAGATGCTAGACAAGGGTCCATCTCCCAACTGTGCCACATATAATACTTTTATCAAAGGTTACTGTCTTCTTGACAAGGTTGATAAAGCATTACATCTGTTTTCTTCTATGGCTCATAGTGGTACCAAACCAAATAGAGTTACTTTCAACACACTTTTGCATGCACTCTGCAAGAAGGACCTTTTAACTGAAGGTAAGAAGCTTCTTGGAGAGATATTAGATGATGGCGAAAAAGCAACATCAAATGTTATCACCTCGACTATACTTATGGATGGTTCTATCAAGAGTGGAGATATAGTTCAGGCGCTTGGTATCTGGGATTCAATATTGGAGGAGGGTACCCCAATGGATGTTATCTCATATAATGTTCTTATCCACGGATTTTGTTTAGCCAGAGACATGAAACTTGCATATAGCTATTCTTGTCAAATGCTTAAAATGGGTCTACTGCCTGATGTCTTCACATATAACACTCTTGTATCTAGCCTTTGCAAGAGTGGAAAGCTTGATGAGGCTTGTTACATACATGATGTGATGTTAAGAATGGGAGTTGCTCCAGATGAGGTTtcgtataaattaataattcagGGCCTATGTGTTTGTGGGGATGTAGATAAGGCTAATGGTTATCTTAATTGTACGTTAGAGAAATCAATGATACCAGAGCCTCTTGTGTGGAACCTCATAATTGATGGTTATGGGAGATGTGGAGATATTTGTAATGCATTTGCCATCAGAGATCGTATGTTGTCTTTTGGTGTTGTACCGAATGTGTTCACTTACAATGCATTGATCCATGCACAAGTAAAAATAGGAAACATTTTGTAtgcatattttctgaaaaaggATATGCTTTTAAAGGGCCTTTTTCCGGATGTGGTTACTTACAATCTTTTGATCGGTGCAGCTGCTAATGCAGGGCACATTCATTATGCTCTTCAATTATATGATGAAATGCTTAGAGTGGGGTGTAATCCAGACATGATAACTTACACTGAGCTAATTAGAGGTTACTGTGTGAAGTATAACACCAAGGAGGCAGAGGAACTTTTAGCCAAGCTATTGAAATCTGGTTTACTAATTGATCACGTTCCATTTCAAATACTAATTAAGCAGTACTGCAAAATGAAGGAGCCTGATAGGGCATTTCAGCTGTATCGGAAGTGGTTGACTGGAAACAAGAGACTTTCCTCTTTGGAGATCTGGAGTCCTGCAAGGACAGTGCAAAATTACTAG
- the LOC118059481 gene encoding LOW QUALITY PROTEIN: putative pentatricopeptide repeat-containing protein At1g10330 (The sequence of the model RefSeq protein was modified relative to this genomic sequence to represent the inferred CDS: deleted 1 base in 1 codon; substituted 1 base at 1 genomic stop codon), protein MPPHPPELLLQLLQHFIKHQNQVKQIHSLLTTKGLLLYNPNTSPKDNSKWKTTLLFNTLLRAYLNFGQHQQTLHLFTLMLAHQTPPNSHTFPSIIKAATHSCLSIGTSLHTQAINRGVLYDPFIQKSLLGMYXQFGDLLNACKVFDEISHPCIVEYNAMLEAYAKNGDMGSACFLFKSMPKRDVVSWTSVINGFAKNGLFGEAIRLFREMMLHDDVKSCFAKPNEATYVSVLSSCANLDERGVLCIGKQIHGYIVRNEVFVTVFIGTALIDFYGKAGCLSNAFRVYNQMVVKKVCTWNAIISSLANNGREEQALDMFKKMKGECLCPNEVTFIAVLTACARAKLVEIGLELFQSMAGEFGLVPIMEHYGCAVDLLGRAGLLREASEFIRRMPFEPDASVFGALLGACKIHGAIDLGNEVGSRLLELQPQHCGQYVALSSIHAGVDRWGVAADIRKTMVEARVRKVPACSLIDCI, encoded by the exons ATGCCGCCACACCCCCCTGAACTTCTACTCCAACTTCTCCAACATTTTATCAAACATCAAAACCAAGTCAAACAAATCCATTCCCTCCTAACAACCAAAGGCCTCCTTCTTTATAACCCAAACACAAGCCCTAAGGACAACTCAAAATGGAAAACTACCCTTCTTTTCAACACTCTATTAAGAGCCTACCTCAATTTCGGACAACACCAACAAACTCTTCACCTCTTCACTCTCATGCTTGCCCACCAAACCCCACCAAACAGCCACACCTTCCCTTCCATAATCAAAGCAGCCACACATTCTTGCCTCTCTATCGGCACTTCGCTTCACACCCAAGCTATCAATCGTGGGGTTCTTTATGACCCCTTTATACAAAAATCATTGTTGGGTATGTACTAGCAGTTTGGTGACTTACTTAATGCCTGCAAGGTGTTTGATGAAATCTCGCACCCATGTATTGTTGAATATAATGCAATGCTTGAAGCTTATGCGAAGAATGGTGACATGGGTTCTGcttgttttctctttaaaagcATGCCTAAGAGAGATGTAGTCTCGTGGACTAGTGTTATTAATGGGTTTGCAAAGAATGGACTT TTTGGTGAGGCAATTAGGCTGTTTAGGGAGATGATGTTGCATGATGATGTAAAGAGTTGTTTTGCTAAACCAAATGAGGCCACATATGTTAGTGTGTTATCATCATGTGCTAATTTAGATGAAAGAGGGGTCCTTTGTATAGGGAAGCAAATACATGGGTATATAGTAAGGAATGAGGTTTTTGTTACTGTTTTTATTGGGACAGCATTGATAGATTTCTATGGAAAAGCGGGTTGTTTGAGTAATGCCTTTAGAGTTTATAACCAAATGGTGGTTAAAAAGGTTTGTACTTGGAATGCTATAATTTCTTCACTTGCTAACAATGGTAGAGAAGAACAAGCTCTGGACatgtttaaaaagatgaaagggGAATGTTTGTGTCCTAATGAGGTCACCTTTATTGCTGTACTTACTGCTTGTGCTCGTGCCAAGCTTGTAGAGATTGGGCTGGAGTTGTTTCAATCAATGGCTGGTGAGTTTGGCCTTGTGCCAATAATGGAGCATTATGGGTGTGCTGTTGATCTTTTGGGAAGGGCAGGGTTATTGAGGGAAGCTAGTGAATTTATAAGGAGGATGCCTTTCGAGCCAGATGCTTCAGTTTTTGGTGCACTTTTAGGTGCTTGTAAGATTCATGGAGCTATTGATTTGGGAAATGAAGTGGGAAGCAGGTTACTTGAATTGCAGCCACAGCATTGTGGTCAATATGTGGCTTTATCTAGCATTCATGCTGGGGTGGATAGATGGGGTGTTGCTGCTGATATACGGAAAACAATGGTGGAGGCTAGAGTTAGGAAGGTTCCTGCCTGCAGTTTGATTGATTGCATATGA